Proteins encoded in a region of the Streptomyces sp. NBC_01471 genome:
- a CDS encoding cyclase family protein, with product MAEYAFKETGRKLSNWGRWGDEDERGTLNFVTPDTVRQAVNAVRTGRRYELSIPVGAGGPQTGWMRRINPVHTMTVTPHDFTAPEGVVISDDFIAMPLQSGTQLDGLTHVGYDGAFYNGVPVDAVTPARGATRNSIDATLPGFTGRGVLLDLASLDGGPWLEPGRAITVADLERGEEAGGSRLGSGDALLVRTGWMRKGLTEGWDGWLDAEPGLAPECATWIHDRELAMVASDNWGVEVLPGTDGDIPLHAILIRDMGMMLGEMWNFEELAAACRADNTWDFFLTATALRITGGVGSPVSPVAIR from the coding sequence ATGGCTGAATACGCGTTCAAAGAGACCGGCCGGAAACTGTCCAACTGGGGACGCTGGGGCGACGAGGACGAGAGGGGCACCCTCAACTTCGTGACGCCGGACACGGTGAGGCAGGCCGTCAACGCCGTGCGGACCGGCCGACGGTACGAGCTGAGCATCCCCGTGGGTGCCGGCGGGCCGCAGACCGGCTGGATGCGGCGGATCAACCCCGTACACACCATGACGGTCACGCCGCACGACTTCACCGCACCCGAGGGCGTCGTCATCAGCGACGACTTCATCGCCATGCCGCTCCAGTCCGGCACCCAACTCGACGGCCTCACCCACGTCGGTTACGACGGCGCCTTCTACAACGGCGTGCCGGTCGACGCGGTCACCCCGGCCCGCGGGGCGACCCGCAACTCCATCGACGCGACGCTCCCCGGCTTCACCGGCCGCGGCGTCCTCCTCGACCTCGCCTCCCTCGACGGCGGACCGTGGCTGGAGCCCGGCCGTGCCATCACGGTGGCCGATCTGGAACGCGGCGAGGAAGCCGGCGGATCGCGGCTCGGGAGCGGCGACGCCCTGCTCGTCCGCACCGGCTGGATGCGCAAGGGGCTCACCGAGGGCTGGGACGGCTGGCTGGACGCCGAGCCCGGACTCGCACCGGAGTGCGCGACCTGGATCCACGACCGCGAACTGGCGATGGTGGCATCCGACAACTGGGGAGTCGAGGTCCTGCCGGGCACCGACGGCGACATACCCCTGCACGCCATCCTGATCAGGGACATGGGCATGATGCTCGGCGAGATGTGGAACTTCGAGGAACTCGCGGCAGCCTGCCGCGCCGACAACACGTGGGACTTCTTCCTCACGGCCACGGCCCTCCGCATCACGGGCGGCGTCGGCTCCCCCGTCAGCCCGGTGGCGATCCGCTGA
- a CDS encoding Txe/YoeB family addiction module toxin — protein sequence MRLVFEDQGWEDYTSWLKNDRKMLTRINKLIEDVKRDPFTGIGKPEPLKYHLPGAWSRRIDDEHRLVYLVTDKEIVILAARYHY from the coding sequence GTGAGGCTTGTCTTCGAGGACCAGGGCTGGGAGGACTACACGTCCTGGCTCAAGAACGACCGCAAGATGCTCACTCGGATCAACAAGCTCATCGAGGACGTCAAGCGTGATCCCTTCACGGGGATCGGCAAGCCCGAGCCACTCAAGTACCACTTGCCTGGGGCGTGGTCGAGGCGGATCGATGACGAGCATCGTCTCGTCTACTTGGTCACGGACAAAGAGATCGTGATCCTGGCGGCTCGTTACCACTACTGA
- a CDS encoding type II toxin-antitoxin system prevent-host-death family antitoxin has translation MSITASEARKGLFPLIKKVNDDHEAIEIVSKHGNAVLVSAEDYAALREGSYLLRSPANARRLLKAYENALGNMNVSERELIDPDADPGAGAA, from the coding sequence ATGTCGATAACCGCGAGTGAAGCCCGCAAGGGGCTCTTCCCGCTGATCAAGAAGGTCAACGACGATCACGAGGCTATCGAGATCGTCTCCAAGCACGGCAATGCCGTGCTCGTCTCGGCCGAGGACTATGCGGCGCTGCGCGAAGGTTCGTATCTGCTCCGTTCGCCGGCGAACGCACGTCGGCTCCTCAAGGCGTACGAGAACGCTCTGGGCAACATGAATGTGTCGGAACGTGAGCTGATCGATCCGGACGCGGACCCCGGAGCGGGTGCTGCGTGA
- the ychF gene encoding redox-regulated ATPase YchF, with protein sequence MSLTIGIVGLPNVGKSTLFNALTKNDVLAANYPFATIEPNVGVVGVPDSRLAVLGELFSSQKVIPATVDFVDIAGIVRGASEGEGLGNKFLANIRESDAICQVIRAFKDENVVHVDGKVSPKDDIETINTELILADLQSVEKAVPRLQKESRLQKEKVAVLAAVEEAQKILEAGTTLFAAGITANTEKGRLLHELHLLTTKPFLYVFNVDEDELVDEDFKNEQRALVAPAEAIFLNAKIESELIELDDAEALELLQSMGQEEPGLATLGRVGFATLGLQTYLTAGPKESRAWTIKKGATAPEAAGVIHTDFQKGFIKAEVISFADLVDMGSVAEARAKGKARMEGKEYVMQDGDVVEFRFNV encoded by the coding sequence GTGTCGCTCACGATCGGAATCGTCGGTCTGCCGAATGTCGGCAAGTCGACCCTGTTCAACGCCCTGACCAAGAACGACGTGCTGGCGGCCAACTACCCGTTCGCCACCATCGAGCCGAACGTCGGTGTCGTCGGTGTCCCCGACAGCCGTCTCGCGGTGCTGGGCGAGCTCTTCAGCTCGCAGAAGGTCATCCCGGCGACCGTCGACTTCGTCGACATCGCGGGCATCGTCCGGGGCGCGAGCGAGGGCGAGGGGCTCGGCAACAAGTTCCTGGCCAACATCCGTGAGTCCGATGCGATCTGCCAGGTCATCCGGGCCTTCAAGGACGAGAACGTCGTCCATGTCGACGGCAAGGTCTCGCCCAAGGACGACATCGAGACGATCAACACCGAGCTGATCCTCGCCGACCTCCAGTCGGTGGAGAAGGCGGTCCCGCGCCTCCAGAAGGAGTCCCGCCTCCAGAAGGAGAAGGTCGCGGTGCTGGCGGCCGTCGAGGAGGCCCAGAAGATCCTCGAAGCGGGCACCACGCTCTTCGCGGCGGGCATCACGGCCAACACCGAGAAGGGCCGCCTCCTCCACGAGCTGCACCTGCTCACCACCAAGCCCTTCCTGTACGTCTTCAACGTCGACGAGGACGAGCTGGTCGACGAGGACTTCAAGAACGAGCAGCGCGCCCTGGTCGCCCCGGCGGAGGCGATCTTCCTCAACGCCAAGATCGAGTCCGAGCTGATCGAGCTGGACGACGCGGAGGCGCTGGAACTCCTCCAGTCGATGGGCCAGGAGGAGCCCGGCCTGGCCACTCTGGGCCGCGTCGGCTTCGCCACGCTGGGCCTCCAGACCTACCTGACGGCCGGCCCGAAGGAGTCCCGCGCCTGGACGATCAAGAAGGGCGCCACGGCCCCGGAGGCGGCCGGTGTGATCCACACCGACTTCCAGAAGGGCTTCATCAAGGCCGAGGTCATCTCCTTCGCCGACCTGGTCGACATGGGCTCGGTGGCCGAGGCGCGCGCCAAGGGCAAGGCCCGGATGGAGGGCAAGGAGTACGTGATGCAGGACGGGGACGTGGTGGAGTTCCGGTTCAATGTCTGA
- a CDS encoding DUF6542 domain-containing protein: MAASAPAAVYRAAPVRAARPAPSAVIAVRRFPNPRLTGLGGGIFSAAVMFLLGCLDSLLFDGGPLMYGLLFLPVAALTALWVRPADLVTAPISVPISFAFGSLPIAGGTGGAGGRIVAVITTLALNAGWLYGGTLIAGVIATVRKIRMIRRRYR; encoded by the coding sequence ATCGCGGCGTCCGCGCCGGCGGCCGTCTACCGGGCGGCCCCGGTGCGGGCCGCCCGCCCGGCGCCGTCGGCGGTGATCGCGGTGCGCCGGTTCCCCAACCCCCGGCTGACCGGTCTCGGCGGTGGGATCTTCAGTGCGGCGGTGATGTTCCTGCTCGGCTGCCTGGACTCGCTGCTGTTCGACGGCGGGCCGCTGATGTACGGACTGCTGTTCCTGCCGGTCGCGGCACTGACCGCTCTCTGGGTGCGCCCCGCCGACCTGGTCACCGCGCCGATCAGCGTGCCGATCTCGTTCGCCTTCGGCTCGCTGCCGATCGCCGGTGGCACCGGTGGGGCCGGTGGCCGCATCGTCGCCGTGATCACGACCCTGGCGCTGAACGCCGGCTGGCTGTACGGCGGAACGCTCATCGCCGGGGTGATCGCCACCGTACGGAAGATCCGGATGATCCGGCGCCGCTACCGCTGA
- the ppgK gene encoding polyphosphate--glucose phosphotransferase — protein sequence MQIFGVDIGGSGIKGAPVDLDRGDLAQERHKVLTPHPATPDGVADGVADVVRNFDWSGTVGITFPGVVTDGTVRTAANVDKSWVGVDAAKLIGGRLGLPVTVLNDADAAGIAEMTFGAGRDRKGTVILLTFGTGIGSAVFRNGGLVPNTELGHLELHGHDAETRASTKAKEDEDLSWHHWAHRVQKYLEHVEMLFSPELFIIGGGVSRKADKFVHLIEGIRAEIVPAQLENNAGIVGAAMAASSR from the coding sequence ATGCAGATCTTCGGTGTGGACATCGGCGGATCCGGGATCAAGGGCGCTCCCGTTGACCTGGACCGCGGAGACCTGGCGCAGGAGCGCCACAAAGTGCTGACCCCGCATCCGGCCACACCCGACGGTGTGGCGGACGGGGTCGCCGACGTCGTCAGGAACTTCGACTGGTCGGGGACGGTGGGGATCACCTTCCCCGGCGTGGTCACCGACGGCACGGTCCGTACCGCGGCCAATGTCGACAAGAGCTGGGTCGGCGTCGACGCGGCCAAGCTGATCGGCGGCAGACTCGGTCTCCCGGTGACCGTGCTGAACGACGCCGACGCCGCGGGCATCGCGGAGATGACCTTCGGAGCGGGCCGGGACCGCAAGGGCACGGTCATCCTGCTCACCTTCGGCACGGGTATCGGTTCGGCGGTCTTCCGCAACGGCGGCCTGGTCCCGAACACGGAACTGGGCCACCTCGAACTGCACGGCCACGATGCGGAGACGCGTGCGTCGACGAAGGCCAAGGAGGACGAGGACCTGAGCTGGCACCACTGGGCGCACCGGGTGCAGAAGTACCTGGAGCACGTGGAGATGCTGTTCTCGCCCGAGCTGTTCATCATCGGCGGCGGCGTGAGCCGCAAGGCCGACAAGTTCGTGCACCTGATCGAGGGGATCCGGGCCGAGATCGTGCCCGCCCAGCTGGAGAACAACGCGGGCATCGTGGGCGCGGCGATGGCGGCATCCAGCCGCTGA
- a CDS encoding 4-hydroxy-3-methylbut-2-enyl diphosphate reductase, translating to MTATPSPSPAATPTGDAARGSGARRVLLAAPRGYCAGVDRAVIAVEKALEQYGAPVYVRKEIVHNKYVVQTLEKKGAVFVDETQEVPEGSIVVFSAHGVAPVVHDEAAQRSLATIDATCPLVTKVHKEAVRFANDDYDILLIGHEGHEEVVGTSGEAPEHITLVDGPEDVANVSVRDESKVVWLSQTTLSVDETMETVDALKEKFPQLISPPSDDICYATQNRQTAVKQMGADADLVIVVGSKNSSNSVRLVEVALGAGARASHLVDFADELDEAWLEGVTTVGVTSGASVPEILVDGVLEWLAARGFGDVEIVKAAEESITFSLPKELRRDLRAEAADLSGK from the coding sequence ATGACTGCTACGCCCAGCCCGTCACCCGCCGCCACCCCGACCGGAGACGCCGCGCGAGGCAGCGGCGCCCGCCGCGTTCTGCTGGCCGCCCCGCGCGGGTACTGCGCGGGTGTGGACCGCGCCGTGATCGCCGTCGAGAAGGCCCTTGAGCAGTACGGCGCGCCGGTCTACGTCCGCAAGGAGATCGTCCACAACAAGTACGTCGTGCAGACGCTGGAGAAGAAGGGCGCCGTCTTCGTCGACGAGACGCAGGAAGTGCCCGAGGGCTCCATCGTCGTCTTCTCCGCGCACGGTGTCGCCCCCGTCGTCCACGACGAGGCCGCCCAGCGCAGCCTCGCCACCATCGACGCCACCTGCCCCCTGGTGACGAAGGTCCACAAGGAAGCCGTCCGCTTCGCGAACGACGACTACGACATCCTGCTGATCGGCCACGAGGGCCACGAGGAGGTCGTCGGCACGAGCGGTGAGGCACCCGAGCACATCACGCTGGTCGACGGCCCCGAGGACGTCGCCAACGTCAGCGTGCGCGACGAGTCGAAGGTCGTCTGGCTCTCCCAGACCACGCTCTCCGTGGACGAGACGATGGAGACGGTCGACGCGCTCAAGGAGAAGTTCCCGCAGCTGATCTCGCCGCCCAGCGACGACATCTGCTACGCCACGCAGAACCGCCAGACCGCGGTGAAGCAGATGGGCGCGGACGCCGACCTGGTCATCGTCGTCGGCTCCAAGAACTCGTCCAACTCGGTACGGCTGGTCGAGGTCGCCCTCGGCGCCGGTGCCCGCGCCTCCCACCTGGTGGACTTCGCGGACGAGCTGGACGAGGCCTGGCTGGAGGGCGTCACCACGGTCGGCGTCACCTCGGGCGCATCCGTCCCGGAGATCCTGGTCGACGGCGTACTGGAGTGGCTCGCCGCCCGGGGCTTCGGCGACGTGGAGATCGTGAAGGCGGCCGAGGAGTCGATCACCTTCTCGCTCCCCAAGGAGCTCCGCCGCGACCTGCGCGCCGAGGCCGCGGACCTGTCGGGCAAGTAG
- a CDS encoding APC family permease, producing the protein MTSDETAPDSGVKAPELHRNLGFRDLVVYGLLFIAPMAPVGIFGTLDAKSHGAVVLVYIAATIAMAFTAFSYAQMVRVVPQAGSVFAYARKGLGQGPGFIAGWMAMLDYLLIPAVAYLFSGIAMNSLVPSVSRWVWTAIAVVVTTALNLWGVRAAARVGFAVLTLEIAVLAVFVVAAIVVLVRDGAQRGWLTPFTGDGGFSLTAVLGAVSVAVLSYLGFDAIASFAEEVTGGSAKVARAVLFCLVLAGVLFIVQSYLAAVLEPMSSAQLAAKPVAQGSAFYDTVDASVGSWLHDLVAVSKAIGAAFAALAGQAAAGRLLFAMGRDRRLPHVLSKVDGPSGVPRVAVLLAAVVTLIAAVWAARRDDGLDRLVSVVDIGALTAFLLLHASVVGWFAVRKAAGPPVWWRHVLVPVLGAAVTIAVIVEATSAAQWVGLIWLVAGLVVFGVQRGRRVEREV; encoded by the coding sequence ATGACTTCTGACGAGACGGCCCCGGACAGTGGTGTGAAGGCGCCGGAACTGCACCGAAATCTCGGATTCCGGGATCTGGTGGTGTACGGACTGCTCTTCATTGCCCCGATGGCCCCGGTCGGCATCTTCGGCACCCTGGATGCCAAGTCGCACGGCGCGGTCGTGCTCGTCTACATCGCGGCGACGATCGCGATGGCCTTCACCGCGTTCAGTTACGCCCAGATGGTGCGGGTCGTCCCGCAGGCCGGTTCGGTCTTCGCGTACGCGCGCAAGGGGCTCGGCCAGGGGCCCGGGTTCATCGCCGGGTGGATGGCGATGCTCGACTATCTGCTGATCCCGGCCGTCGCGTACCTCTTCTCGGGGATCGCGATGAACTCGCTGGTGCCTTCTGTCTCGCGCTGGGTGTGGACCGCGATCGCCGTGGTGGTGACCACGGCGCTGAACCTGTGGGGCGTACGGGCGGCGGCCCGGGTCGGCTTCGCGGTGCTCACCCTGGAGATCGCGGTCCTGGCGGTGTTCGTGGTGGCCGCGATCGTGGTGCTCGTCCGGGACGGCGCGCAGCGCGGCTGGCTGACGCCGTTCACGGGCGACGGGGGGTTCTCGCTGACGGCGGTGCTCGGGGCGGTGTCCGTCGCGGTGCTGTCGTATCTGGGCTTCGACGCCATCGCCTCGTTCGCCGAGGAGGTCACCGGCGGGTCGGCGAAGGTCGCCCGGGCGGTGCTGTTCTGCCTGGTGCTCGCGGGTGTGCTCTTCATCGTGCAGTCGTATCTGGCGGCGGTCCTGGAGCCCATGTCGTCCGCCCAGCTGGCCGCGAAGCCCGTCGCCCAGGGCTCGGCCTTCTACGACACGGTGGACGCGTCGGTCGGCAGCTGGCTGCACGACCTGGTCGCGGTGAGCAAGGCGATCGGCGCCGCCTTCGCCGCCTTGGCGGGCCAGGCGGCGGCGGGCCGGCTGCTCTTCGCGATGGGCCGCGACCGGCGGCTGCCGCATGTCCTGTCCAAGGTGGACGGCCCGTCCGGCGTGCCGCGGGTCGCGGTGCTGCTCGCGGCGGTGGTGACGCTGATCGCGGCGGTGTGGGCGGCGCGGCGCGACGACGGTCTGGACCGGCTGGTCTCGGTGGTCGACATCGGGGCGCTGACCGCGTTCCTGCTGCTGCACGCGTCGGTGGTGGGCTGGTTCGCGGTACGGAAGGCGGCGGGGCCGCCGGTCTGGTGGCGGCACGTGCTGGTGCCGGTGCTGGGCGCGGCGGTGACGATCGCGGTGATCGTGGAGGCGACGAGCGCCGCCCAGTGGGTCGGGCTGATCTGGCTGGTGGCCGGTCTCGTGGTGTTCGGGGTGCAGCGGGGCCGCCGCGTCGAACGCGAGGTGTGA
- the xseA gene encoding exodeoxyribonuclease VII large subunit produces the protein MALNTSADAPLPVGEVSRLIGGWIDRLGAVWVEGQITQLSRRPGAGVVFLTLRDPSYDISVSVTCFRQVFDAVADVVSEGARVVVHAKPEWYAPRGQLSLRAVEIKPVGIGELLARLEQLKRTLAAEGLFALDRKRPVPFLPQLIGLVTGRASAAERDVLENARRRWPAVRFEVRNVAVQGVRAVSQVVDAVQELDRLPEVDVIIVARGGGSVEDLLPFSDEQLIRAVAACGTPVVSAIGHEPDSPLLDLVADVRASTPTDAAKKAVPDVGEELERVRQLRDRSLRTVQGLLDREQRGLAAALARPSMERPQRMVEEREEVVDALVERSRRTLRHLLDRADSELSHTRARVVALSPAATLERGYAVLQRETGAVVRAPGEVADGEPLRARVAGGELGVTVAPQPRGPREPGEPGEPDGPEEPH, from the coding sequence ATGGCTCTGAATACGAGTGCGGACGCGCCGCTGCCCGTCGGCGAGGTGTCCCGGCTCATCGGGGGGTGGATCGACCGGCTCGGCGCGGTGTGGGTCGAGGGGCAGATCACCCAGCTCTCGCGCCGGCCGGGGGCCGGGGTGGTGTTCCTGACGCTGCGCGACCCCTCGTACGACATCTCGGTGTCCGTGACGTGCTTCCGCCAGGTCTTCGACGCGGTCGCCGATGTGGTGTCGGAGGGTGCGCGGGTCGTGGTCCACGCGAAGCCGGAGTGGTACGCACCACGGGGCCAGCTGTCGCTGCGGGCGGTGGAGATCAAACCGGTGGGAATCGGTGAACTGCTCGCCCGGCTGGAGCAGTTGAAGCGGACACTGGCCGCCGAGGGGCTCTTCGCCCTGGACCGCAAGAGGCCCGTTCCGTTCCTGCCGCAGCTGATCGGCCTGGTCACCGGCCGCGCGAGCGCGGCGGAGCGGGACGTCCTGGAGAACGCGCGGCGGCGCTGGCCCGCCGTCCGGTTCGAGGTGCGCAATGTGGCGGTGCAGGGGGTGCGCGCGGTGTCCCAGGTGGTCGACGCCGTGCAGGAGCTGGACCGGCTCCCCGAGGTGGACGTGATCATCGTGGCGCGGGGCGGGGGCAGCGTGGAGGACCTGCTCCCCTTCTCGGACGAGCAGCTGATCCGGGCAGTGGCCGCGTGCGGTACGCCGGTGGTGTCGGCGATCGGCCACGAGCCGGACTCACCCCTGCTCGACCTGGTGGCCGATGTCCGGGCGTCCACACCGACGGACGCGGCGAAGAAGGCCGTACCGGACGTCGGGGAGGAGCTGGAGCGCGTACGGCAGCTGCGGGACCGCTCCCTGCGGACCGTGCAGGGGCTGCTCGACCGGGAGCAGCGCGGGCTGGCCGCCGCGCTCGCCAGGCCGTCCATGGAGCGGCCACAGCGGATGGTCGAGGAGCGCGAGGAAGTCGTCGACGCCCTCGTGGAGCGCAGCCGGCGGACGCTGCGGCATCTGCTGGACCGCGCGGACTCGGAGCTCTCCCACACCCGCGCCCGCGTCGTCGCGCTCTCCCCGGCGGCGACGCTGGAACGGGGATACGCGGTGCTCCAGCGGGAGACCGGCGCGGTGGTGCGCGCCCCCGGCGAGGTCGCGGACGGCGAGCCGCTGCGGGCGAGGGTCGCGGGCGGCGAGCTGGGCGTGACGGTGGCCCCGCAGCCCCGCGGGCCCCGGGAGCCCGGAGAACCCGGGGAGCCGGACGGGCCAGAGGAGCCCCACTAG
- a CDS encoding exodeoxyribonuclease VII small subunit has product MAEAKTDGTALGYEQARDELIDVVRRLETGGTTLEESLALWERGEELAKVCRGWLEGARARLDAALAEGTEPGEE; this is encoded by the coding sequence ATGGCAGAGGCGAAGACGGATGGAACGGCCCTCGGGTACGAGCAGGCGCGCGACGAGCTGATCGACGTCGTGCGGCGGCTGGAGACCGGGGGGACGACCCTGGAGGAGTCCCTGGCGCTGTGGGAGCGTGGGGAGGAGCTGGCCAAGGTGTGCCGCGGCTGGCTGGAGGGCGCGCGGGCCCGGCTGGACGCGGCGCTGGCGGAAGGTACGGAACCGGGCGAGGAGTGA
- a CDS encoding malonic semialdehyde reductase, which yields MSLVLDPAAQDLLFREARTANTFTDEPVTEEQVQAIYDLVKYGPTAFNQSPLRITLVRSPEARERLVQHMAEGNRPKTAAAPLVAILSADNEFHEELPQLFPHFPQAKDAFFSERPAREQAALLNGTLQAGYFIVGVRAAGLAAGPMTGFDFAGVQKEFLDDDHTPLMIVNIGKPGEDAWFPRSPRLSLDEVITTV from the coding sequence ATGTCGCTCGTTCTCGACCCCGCCGCCCAGGACCTCCTCTTCCGCGAGGCCCGCACCGCGAACACCTTCACCGACGAGCCGGTGACCGAGGAGCAGGTTCAGGCGATCTACGACCTGGTCAAGTACGGTCCGACCGCCTTCAACCAGTCGCCGCTGCGCATCACCCTGGTCCGCTCCCCCGAGGCCCGTGAGCGCCTGGTGCAGCACATGGCCGAGGGCAACCGCCCGAAGACCGCCGCCGCCCCGCTGGTCGCGATCCTCTCCGCGGACAACGAGTTCCACGAGGAGCTCCCGCAGCTGTTCCCGCACTTCCCGCAGGCCAAGGACGCGTTCTTCTCCGAGCGCCCGGCCCGCGAGCAGGCCGCCCTCCTCAACGGCACCCTCCAGGCCGGTTACTTCATCGTCGGCGTGCGCGCCGCCGGCCTGGCCGCGGGCCCGATGACGGGCTTCGACTTCGCCGGTGTCCAGAAGGAGTTCCTGGACGACGACCACACCCCGCTGATGATCGTCAACATCGGCAAGCCGGGCGAGGACGCCTGGTTCCCGCGCTCCCCGCGCCTCTCGCTCGACGAGGTCATCACCACCGTCTGA
- a CDS encoding DUF4245 domain-containing protein gives MAGTRSKQTVRGMIQSMVVILAAVAVIYVFVPHGGTSEPVKTVDYRVEQLTAQRAAPYPVQAPVGLPKGWKATSVSYAQGSGHAWHLGFLDPEEQYVAVEQGTGPSDRFVATVSKDASKTSQTQQVGGETWQRWKGSKYNALVRREHGSTTAVTGTAPYGQLAQMAAALKAEKPESSASSASSAK, from the coding sequence GTGGCAGGTACGCGAAGCAAGCAGACAGTGCGCGGAATGATCCAGTCGATGGTGGTCATCCTGGCCGCCGTCGCCGTCATCTACGTGTTCGTTCCGCACGGTGGCACTTCGGAGCCGGTGAAGACGGTCGACTACCGCGTGGAACAGCTCACGGCGCAGCGCGCGGCGCCGTATCCGGTGCAGGCGCCGGTCGGGCTCCCGAAGGGGTGGAAGGCGACCTCGGTCTCGTACGCCCAGGGCAGCGGCCATGCGTGGCACCTGGGGTTCCTGGACCCGGAGGAGCAGTACGTCGCGGTGGAGCAGGGCACCGGGCCCTCGGACAGGTTCGTCGCGACGGTGAGCAAGGACGCGTCGAAGACCTCGCAGACGCAGCAGGTGGGCGGCGAGACCTGGCAGCGCTGGAAGGGCTCCAAGTACAACGCGCTCGTACGCCGTGAACACGGCTCGACGACGGCGGTGACGGGGACGGCGCCGTACGGACAGCTGGCACAGATGGCGGCAGCACTGAAGGCCGAGAAGCCGGAGAGTTCCGCGAGTTCCGCGAGTTCCGCGAAGTAG